The following proteins are co-located in the Salvelinus namaycush isolate Seneca chromosome 31, SaNama_1.0, whole genome shotgun sequence genome:
- the LOC120025766 gene encoding NACHT, LRR and PYD domains-containing protein 3-like isoform X2: protein METPVPELLLTILEDKLCEEKLKKFKWHLVQGVKGFPQHIPKARLDKADHQDIVDKMVETYGLEGAKKITLEVLMKMKLIDRTNMWTEPAARSAPAVVQKVRDELKSYLKKKYDQIYEGTSKKGDFVYLNKIYTELYVIDGVMGGVSGDHEVRCLDSRTPATEETIKLSEIFKPQPDQKKRIRTVLSLGIAGVGKTVSVQKFILDWTEGKENQDIDFIIPLPFRQINKIRAEDCSLIDLLHQFFPFMEPIDTLEEGFKVLFIFDGLDESRLPLALNHNKDVAKDTKTAPLDVLITNLITGQLLPSALIWITSRPAAANQIDRNYIHQWTEIRGFNDPQKEEYFRKRFCNDDQAYRIINHIKSSRSLHIMCHIPVFCWISATVLNDILGKTKSGEMPKTLTKMYEHFLLCQTDKMTEQKYPTGSKNAVLQLAKLAFCQLQKGQLIFYEKDLRESGIDIEVAIVYSGVCTEIFLEEEKVFSFVHLSVQEFLAALYAYHCHTTYNNNVLLPKLTRKHSIFCFGCIPQSWTSVFDLHKTAIDKALESQNGHLDLFLRFLLGLSLESNQRLLRGILPETKNQEDIEKTVRYIKEKIREDLSPEKSINLFHCLSELKDESLVLEIQSYLRSGSLPVNDLSPTQWSALTFVLMTSEETQEVFDLKKYIRSEEGLLKLLAVITSCRRALLDSCNLTARCCEMLAKAIGSNSSYMKELDLSDNDLQDSGVKLLSAGLRSPLCKLETLRLNRCNLTNNCCVALASALTLRSNASHLRKLDLSDNNLQDSGVQKLSDRLNDPQCKLETLGLSFCGVTEKGCAYLALALRSNPSHLKELDLRYNHPRDSGVKLLSAGQHTVRCL, encoded by the exons ATGGAGACACCTGTCCCTGAGCTGTTGCTGACCATTCTAGAGGACAAACTGTGTGAAGAAAAACTGAAGAAATTCAAATGGCACCTGGTCCAGGGTGTAAAAGGTTTCCCTCAACACATCCCAAAGGCCCGGCTGGACAAAGCCGACCACCAGGACATTGTGGATAAGATGGTGGAGACTTACGGCCTTGAGGGCGCAAAGAAGATCACACTGGAGGTCCTGATGAAGATGAAGCTGATTGATCGCACTAATATGTGGACAGAACCAGCAG cccGGAGTGCTCCAGCAGTGGTTCAAAAAGTCAGAG ATGAACTGAAATCGTACCTAAAGAAGAAGTATGACCAAATATATGAGGGGACGTCAAAGAAAGGGGATTTCGTCTATCTAAACAAGATCTACACTGAGCTTTACGTGATAGATGGGGTCATGGGAGGGGTCAGTGGTGATCATGAGGTCAGATGTCTGGATTCCAGAACACCAGCCACAGAAGAGACCATTAAGCTCAGTGAAATATTCAAACCCCAGCCTGATCAGAAGAAACGAATCAGAACAGTGCTTTCACTGGGTATCGCTGGAGTGGGAAAAACTGTCTCTGTTCAGAAGTTTATTCTAGACTGGACAGAAGGAAAGGAGAACCAGGACATTGACTTCATCATTCCACTTCCTTTTCGCCAAATCAATAAAATAAGAGCAGAAGACTGCAGTCTGATTGACCTGCTTCATCAGTTCTTCCCCTTCATGGAACCAATCGATACTCTGGAGGAAGGCTTTAaggttctgttcatctttgatggtctggatgaaaGTCGACTCCCTCTGGCCCTTAATCATAATAAAGATGTGGCTAAAGACACAAAAACAGCTCCGCTGGACGTCCTGATCACAAACCTCATCACAGGACAGCTCCTCCCTTCTGCTCTCATCTGGATAAcctcccgacctgcagcagccaatcagaTTGATCGAAACTACATCCACCAGTGGACCGAgatacgagggttcaatgaccctcagaaggaggagtacttcaggaagagattctgTAATGATGACCAGGCCTACAGAATCATCAACCATATAAAGTcttcaaggagcctccacattaTGTGTCACATACCAGTGTTTTGTTGGATTTCAGCCACTGTTCTGAATGATATCCTGGGTAAAACTAAGAGTGGAGAGATGCCAAAGACTCTGACTAAAATGTACGAACACTTCCTGCTCTGCCAGACTGATAAAATGACAGAACAGAAGTATCCCACAGGTAGTAAAAATGCTGTCCTTCAACTAGCAAAACTAGCATTCTGTCAACTGCAAAAAGGACAATTGATTTTTTATGAGAAAGACCTGCGAGAGAGTGGTATTGACATTGAGGTGGCTATAGTGTACTCAGGTGTGTGCACTGAAATATTTCTAGAGGAGGAGAAAGTGTTTAGCTTTGTGCATCTGAGTGTTCAGGAGTTCCTTGCAGCTCTATATGCTTACCACTGTCACACAACATACAACAATAATGTACTTCTCCCAAAGCTGACAAGGAAACATTCAATATTTTGTTTTGGATGTATTCCACAGTCTTGGACATCTGTGTTTGACTTACATAAGACGGCAATCGACAAAGCCTTAGAGAGCCAGAATGGACActtggaccttttcctccgcttcctgcTTGGTCtttcactggagtccaatcagagaCTCCTGAGGGGAATCCTACCAGAGACAAAGAACCAAGAGGACATTGAGAAAACAGTCAGGTACATCAAGGAGAAAATCCGAGAGGACCTTTCTCCAGAGAAGAGCATCAACCTGTTCCACTGTCTGAGTGAGCTGAAGGATGAGTCTCTGGTGCTGGAGATCCAGAGCTATCTGAGATCGGGGAGTCTGCCAGTGAATGACCTGTCACCTACACAGTGGTCAGCACTCACCTTTGTGTTAATGACATCTGAGGAAACACAAGaggtgtttgacctgaagaaatacatCAGATCAGAGGAGGGCCTCCTGAAGCTGTTGGCAGTCATCACCTCCTGCAGGCGTGCTCT ACTAGATAGCTGTAACCTTACAGCAAGATGCTGTGAAATGTTGGCAAAAGCTATCGGCTCAAACTCCTCTTACATgaaagagctggacctgagtgaCAATGACCTACAGGATTCAGGAGTGAAACTGCTATCTGCTGGTCTGAGGAGTCCACTATGTAAACTGGAGACACTAAG acTGAATAGATGTAACCTCACAAATAACTGCTGTGTAGCATTGGCCTCAGCTCTGACTCTGAGGTCAAACGCCTCACACCTAAGGAAGCTGGACCTGAGTGACAACAATCTACAAGACTCAGGGGTCCAGAAGCTTTCTGATAGACTGAATGATCCACAATGTAAACTGGAGACACTGGG GTTGTCGTTCTGCGGAGTCACAGAGAAAGGCTGTGCTTATCTGGCTttagctctgaggtcaaacccctcccaCCTGAAAGAGCTGGACCTGAGATACAATCACCCAAgagattcaggagtgaagctgctctctgctggacaaCATACAGTCAG ATGTCTGTAA
- the LOC120025766 gene encoding NACHT, LRR and PYD domains-containing protein 3-like isoform X1, whose amino-acid sequence METPVPELLLTILEDKLCEEKLKKFKWHLVQGVKGFPQHIPKARLDKADHQDIVDKMVETYGLEGAKKITLEVLMKMKLIDRTNMWTEPAARSAPAVVQKVRDELKSYLKKKYDQIYEGTSKKGDFVYLNKIYTELYVIDGVMGGVSGDHEVRCLDSRTPATEETIKLSEIFKPQPDQKKRIRTVLSLGIAGVGKTVSVQKFILDWTEGKENQDIDFIIPLPFRQINKIRAEDCSLIDLLHQFFPFMEPIDTLEEGFKVLFIFDGLDESRLPLALNHNKDVAKDTKTAPLDVLITNLITGQLLPSALIWITSRPAAANQIDRNYIHQWTEIRGFNDPQKEEYFRKRFCNDDQAYRIINHIKSSRSLHIMCHIPVFCWISATVLNDILGKTKSGEMPKTLTKMYEHFLLCQTDKMTEQKYPTGSKNAVLQLAKLAFCQLQKGQLIFYEKDLRESGIDIEVAIVYSGVCTEIFLEEEKVFSFVHLSVQEFLAALYAYHCHTTYNNNVLLPKLTRKHSIFCFGCIPQSWTSVFDLHKTAIDKALESQNGHLDLFLRFLLGLSLESNQRLLRGILPETKNQEDIEKTVRYIKEKIREDLSPEKSINLFHCLSELKDESLVLEIQSYLRSGSLPVNDLSPTQWSALTFVLMTSEETQEVFDLKKYIRSEEGLLKLLAVITSCRRALLDSCNLTARCCEMLAKAIGSNSSYMKELDLSDNDLQDSGVKLLSAGLRSPLCKLETLRLNRCNLTNNCCVALASALTLRSNASHLRKLDLSDNNLQDSGVQKLSDRLNDPQCKLETLGLSFCGVTEKGCAYLALALRSNPSHLKELDLRYNHPRDSGVKLLSAGQHTVSFHPGGEYWFSVRYVCNLTLDPNTTCRNLSLSEENRKVTWVTTKQPYPDHPERFHYYAQVLCREGLTGRCYWEVEWSGNRVEIGMTYKGISRRGQIDDCVLGHNDKSWCLDCDGNQYTAWHNDEDTAISVSSRSNRVGVSLIWSDGSLSFYSISSSNTLTHLYTFRTKFTEPLYPGFNITNNSSVTLCHRYRMRSSQAQFPPHIGKSLTLCNRVRLERSAP is encoded by the exons ATGGAGACACCTGTCCCTGAGCTGTTGCTGACCATTCTAGAGGACAAACTGTGTGAAGAAAAACTGAAGAAATTCAAATGGCACCTGGTCCAGGGTGTAAAAGGTTTCCCTCAACACATCCCAAAGGCCCGGCTGGACAAAGCCGACCACCAGGACATTGTGGATAAGATGGTGGAGACTTACGGCCTTGAGGGCGCAAAGAAGATCACACTGGAGGTCCTGATGAAGATGAAGCTGATTGATCGCACTAATATGTGGACAGAACCAGCAG cccGGAGTGCTCCAGCAGTGGTTCAAAAAGTCAGAG ATGAACTGAAATCGTACCTAAAGAAGAAGTATGACCAAATATATGAGGGGACGTCAAAGAAAGGGGATTTCGTCTATCTAAACAAGATCTACACTGAGCTTTACGTGATAGATGGGGTCATGGGAGGGGTCAGTGGTGATCATGAGGTCAGATGTCTGGATTCCAGAACACCAGCCACAGAAGAGACCATTAAGCTCAGTGAAATATTCAAACCCCAGCCTGATCAGAAGAAACGAATCAGAACAGTGCTTTCACTGGGTATCGCTGGAGTGGGAAAAACTGTCTCTGTTCAGAAGTTTATTCTAGACTGGACAGAAGGAAAGGAGAACCAGGACATTGACTTCATCATTCCACTTCCTTTTCGCCAAATCAATAAAATAAGAGCAGAAGACTGCAGTCTGATTGACCTGCTTCATCAGTTCTTCCCCTTCATGGAACCAATCGATACTCTGGAGGAAGGCTTTAaggttctgttcatctttgatggtctggatgaaaGTCGACTCCCTCTGGCCCTTAATCATAATAAAGATGTGGCTAAAGACACAAAAACAGCTCCGCTGGACGTCCTGATCACAAACCTCATCACAGGACAGCTCCTCCCTTCTGCTCTCATCTGGATAAcctcccgacctgcagcagccaatcagaTTGATCGAAACTACATCCACCAGTGGACCGAgatacgagggttcaatgaccctcagaaggaggagtacttcaggaagagattctgTAATGATGACCAGGCCTACAGAATCATCAACCATATAAAGTcttcaaggagcctccacattaTGTGTCACATACCAGTGTTTTGTTGGATTTCAGCCACTGTTCTGAATGATATCCTGGGTAAAACTAAGAGTGGAGAGATGCCAAAGACTCTGACTAAAATGTACGAACACTTCCTGCTCTGCCAGACTGATAAAATGACAGAACAGAAGTATCCCACAGGTAGTAAAAATGCTGTCCTTCAACTAGCAAAACTAGCATTCTGTCAACTGCAAAAAGGACAATTGATTTTTTATGAGAAAGACCTGCGAGAGAGTGGTATTGACATTGAGGTGGCTATAGTGTACTCAGGTGTGTGCACTGAAATATTTCTAGAGGAGGAGAAAGTGTTTAGCTTTGTGCATCTGAGTGTTCAGGAGTTCCTTGCAGCTCTATATGCTTACCACTGTCACACAACATACAACAATAATGTACTTCTCCCAAAGCTGACAAGGAAACATTCAATATTTTGTTTTGGATGTATTCCACAGTCTTGGACATCTGTGTTTGACTTACATAAGACGGCAATCGACAAAGCCTTAGAGAGCCAGAATGGACActtggaccttttcctccgcttcctgcTTGGTCtttcactggagtccaatcagagaCTCCTGAGGGGAATCCTACCAGAGACAAAGAACCAAGAGGACATTGAGAAAACAGTCAGGTACATCAAGGAGAAAATCCGAGAGGACCTTTCTCCAGAGAAGAGCATCAACCTGTTCCACTGTCTGAGTGAGCTGAAGGATGAGTCTCTGGTGCTGGAGATCCAGAGCTATCTGAGATCGGGGAGTCTGCCAGTGAATGACCTGTCACCTACACAGTGGTCAGCACTCACCTTTGTGTTAATGACATCTGAGGAAACACAAGaggtgtttgacctgaagaaatacatCAGATCAGAGGAGGGCCTCCTGAAGCTGTTGGCAGTCATCACCTCCTGCAGGCGTGCTCT ACTAGATAGCTGTAACCTTACAGCAAGATGCTGTGAAATGTTGGCAAAAGCTATCGGCTCAAACTCCTCTTACATgaaagagctggacctgagtgaCAATGACCTACAGGATTCAGGAGTGAAACTGCTATCTGCTGGTCTGAGGAGTCCACTATGTAAACTGGAGACACTAAG acTGAATAGATGTAACCTCACAAATAACTGCTGTGTAGCATTGGCCTCAGCTCTGACTCTGAGGTCAAACGCCTCACACCTAAGGAAGCTGGACCTGAGTGACAACAATCTACAAGACTCAGGGGTCCAGAAGCTTTCTGATAGACTGAATGATCCACAATGTAAACTGGAGACACTGGG GTTGTCGTTCTGCGGAGTCACAGAGAAAGGCTGTGCTTATCTGGCTttagctctgaggtcaaacccctcccaCCTGAAAGAGCTGGACCTGAGATACAATCACCCAAgagattcaggagtgaagctgctctctgctggacaaCATACAGTCAG TTTTCACCCTGGGGGAGAATACTGGTTCAGCGTTAGAT ATGTCTGTAACCTCACACTGGACCCGAACACAACATGCAGAAATCTATCTTtgtctgaggagaacaggaaGGTGACATGGGTGACCACGAAGCAGCCATACCCTGATCACCCTGAGAGATTTCACTACTATgcacaggtgctgtgtagagagggtctgactggccGCTGCTACTGGGAGGTCGAGTGGAGTGGGAATAGGGTTGAAATAGGtatgacatataaaggaatcagcagaaGAGGACAGATAGATGACTGTGTTTTGGGACACAATGACAAATCCTGGTGTCTAGATTGTGATGGTAACCAATACACTGCCTGGCACAATGATGAGGACACTGCCATATCTGTCTCCTCTCGCTCCAACAGAGTAGGAGTGTCTCTGATTTGGTCGGACGGCAGTTTGTCCTTCTATAGCATCTCTTCTTCTAACACGTTGACACACCTGTACACATTCCGTACCAAATTCACCGAGCCCCTCTACCCAGGGTTTAATATTACAAACAACTCTTCAGTGACTTTGTGTCATAGATACCGAATGAGAAGTTCCCAGGCTCAATTTCCACCGCATATAGGCAAGAGCCTGACACTATGCAACAGAGTGAGACTTGAAAGGAGCGCACCTTAA